The Procambarus clarkii isolate CNS0578487 chromosome 56, FALCON_Pclarkii_2.0, whole genome shotgun sequence genome includes a region encoding these proteins:
- the LOC123770726 gene encoding glycerol-3-phosphate phosphatase, whose translation MDSLPMSMDKDSLQQLLGEIDTVLLDCDGVLWQGAQGMDLIPRASEVVSRLQAMGKNVFLITNNSTKTQDSYYDKCRSLGINVDRDHILSAPYIVAQYLKEIGFNKKVYVVGAPGLAQEIQSVGIQCIGLGPEKIEGSIYNALARGTIGLDPRVGAVVVGFDQDFTYDKLVRATSYLANPECMFLATNMDEKYVVTGTRYHLPAAGILVSAIEKASNRPPRVMGKPSLNMFYMLQARYGVQPEKTLIIGDTLHTDILLGNECGMWTVLVLSGVTSLQEARQLSTTQDPQKQKQVPLFYLNSVADILTLLDDTPIHQVNEQHH comes from the exons ATGGACTCCCTACCCATGTCTATGGATAAAGACTCCCTTCAGCAGCTCTTGGGCGAAATAGACACAGTGTTACTTGATTGTGATG GTGTTCTGTGGCAGGGCGCTCAAGGTATGGACCTGATACCCCGAGCTAGCGAGGTGGTGAGCAGGCTGCAGGCGATGGGCAAGAACGTCTTCCTCATCACCAACAACTCCACTAAGACACAAGACAGCTACTACGACAAATGTCGCTCTCTGGGGATTAACGTTGATCGG GACCACATACTGAGCGCCCCCTATATCGTGGCGCAGTACTTGAAGGAGATCGGCTTCAACAAGAAGGTGTACGTGGTGGGCGCTCCGGGCCTGGCCCAGGAGATACAGTCTGTGGGGATCCAGTGTATTGGATTAGGG CCTGAAAAAATTGAAGGATCCATATACAACGCCTTGGCTCGGGGAACCATTGGCCTTGACCCTCGCGTAGGCGCTGTCGTCGTCGGCTTTGACCAGGACTTCACCTACGACAAACTGGTCCGGGCCACTAGCTACCTGGCTAACCCTGAGTGCATGTTCTTGGCCACCAACATGGACGAGAAGTACGTGGTCACGGGCACCAGATACCATCTCCCAG CTGCTGGCATCCTGGTGAGTGCCATTGAGAAGGCCAGCAACCGGCCGCCTCGCGTCATGGGCAAGCCCTCCCTCAACATGTTCTACATGCTGCAGGCGCGCTACGGCGTTCAGCCGGAGAAGACCCTTATTATCGGCGACAC GCTACACACAGACATCCTGCTGGGGAACGAGTGCGGGATGTGGACGGTGTTGGTGCTGAGCGGCGTCACCAGCCTGCAGGAGGCCCGGCAGCTCTCCACCACCCAGGACCCACAGAAGCAGAAGCAAGTGCCACTCTTCTATCTCAATTCTGTGGCCGATATCCTCACCCTTCTCGACGACACTCCCATCCACCAAGTGAATGAACAGCACCACTGA